From Blattabacterium cuenoti:
CTTCACTAATAATAGATTGGAAATCAGCAACCATTTGAGGATATGGATGTGGACCAACAGTCGAGCCTATTAAATAATAACTTTCTGGATTATTTATCCAATAACGAATAGCGTCATTTACTGCATCTTTTAATGTTTGTTCTCCATTTATCACAGGCATAACTTGAGCTCCAAGAGATTTCATTTTTATTACATTAGATAATTGACGATTCATATCTTTTTTTCCCATAAAAATAATACATTTTAAATTCATTAAAGCGCAAATAGTAGAAGTAGCGACTCCATGTTGTCCAGCACCTGTTTCTGCAATAATTGTTTTTTTACCTAATTTTTTAGCTAATAATGTTTGACCTATAGTATTATTAATTTTATGTGATCCTGTATGGTTTAAATCTTCTCTTTTTAAATAAATTTTAGCTTTATATTTTTCTGAATATTTTTTACAAAAAAATAAAGGAGTAGGTCTTCCTGCATAATTTTGTAAAATATCTTTAAATTTTTTTTTAAAAATAGAGGTCTGTATAATTTTTTTATAATTACATTGTAATTCTTTTATATTATTATATAACATTTCAGGAATAAATGTTCCTCCAAATTCATTATAATATCCATTTTTATCTACAAAAAATTTCATAATTTTCTTATTTTTTTGATAAAAATATTTATATTTTTATTATTTTTTTTTCCTGGTAAAATTTCAAATTTACTATTAATATCAATTCCAAACATTTTAGAATGAGAATAAAAAAAAGTTTTAATTTTATCAATATCTTCTATTCCAATTCCTCCACTTAAAAAAAATGGAGTATCCCAATGATATTCATATAATTTATCCCAATTAAATTTTTTTCCACTTCCTCCAAAAATTGTAGTTTTAGTATCAAATAGAAAATAATTACATAAATTAAGATAATCCTTAATTTCTTTAAAAGAAAAACCATTATCAATTCTAAAAGATTTAATTAATTTTAATCCTTTTTTTATAAGATTTTCACAATAAAAGGGACTTTCCGTTCCATGTAATTGAATAAAATCTAATTTTTGTTTTTTACTAATTTTTAATATATTTTCTTTTGATTCATTAACAAAAACACCAGTTTTAAATATTTTTTTTGGAATTTTTGGAAGTAAAAAATCATAACCTACAAATCTTGGGGAATGAGGATAAAAAATAAAACCTATAAAATCAGGAAATAAATTAGAAATATTTTTAATATGAAATTTCATTCCACATATTTTGATTTTTAATAATTTTAATTTCATCTTTTAATTGAAAAATTTTAAACATTATAATTTTTTAATATATTAATCATATTTTTACAACTATTTCCAGGATTTTTAGTATTCATAAAATTAGTTCCAATTAAAAAACCTTTAAATCCTTTTTTTCGTAAATACAATATTTTTTTAGGATTAGAAATTCCACTTTCTGCTATTTTTATATAATG
This genomic window contains:
- the trpF gene encoding phosphoribosylanthranilate isomerase, with the translated sequence MKLKLLKIKICGMKFHIKNISNLFPDFIGFIFYPHSPRFVGYDFLLPKIPKKIFKTGVFVNESKENILKISKKQKLDFIQLHGTESPFYCENLIKKGLKLIKSFRIDNGFSFKEIKDYLNLCNYFLFDTKTTIFGGSGKKFNWDKLYEYHWDTPFFLSGGIGIEDIDKIKTFFYSHSKMFGIDINSKFEILPGKKNNKNINIFIKKIRKL
- the trpB gene encoding tryptophan synthase subunit beta, which codes for MKFFVDKNGYYNEFGGTFIPEMLYNNIKELQCNYKKIIQTSIFKKKFKDILQNYAGRPTPLFFCKKYSEKYKAKIYLKREDLNHTGSHKINNTIGQTLLAKKLGKKTIIAETGAGQHGVATSTICALMNLKCIIFMGKKDMNRQLSNVIKMKSLGAQVMPVINGEQTLKDAVNDAIRYWINNPESYYLIGSTVGPHPYPQMVADFQSIISEEIKIQLKKKEGRHFPNYVIACIGGGSNAAGAFYHFLDKKLVNLIAVEAAGLGVHTKKTAATTYCGSKGILHGSKTLLLQDKDGQVLPAYSISAGLDYPGIGPMHANLFLKKRVNFLHATDEEAIKSGIELIRSEGIIPALESAHALVALKKIIFNRDDIVILNLSGRGDKDMDVYQKFISYE